One stretch of Saccharopolyspora erythraea DNA includes these proteins:
- a CDS encoding VOC family protein, translating to MILRHVTVDCADPYRLAAFWSEVTGWPVSGEDAPGDPEVLVEAPAPLPGLLFIRVPEPKAGKNRIHFDWMPADRTRDEEVERVIGLGATLHEDHRTPDGRGWATLLDPEGNEFCVERGAAERHP from the coding sequence GTGATCCTGCGCCACGTGACCGTCGACTGCGCCGACCCGTACCGGCTGGCCGCCTTCTGGAGCGAGGTGACCGGCTGGCCGGTCTCCGGAGAGGACGCGCCGGGCGACCCCGAGGTGCTGGTCGAGGCACCTGCGCCGCTGCCCGGACTGCTGTTCATCCGGGTGCCGGAGCCCAAGGCGGGCAAGAACCGCATCCACTTCGACTGGATGCCGGCCGACCGCACCCGCGACGAGGAGGTCGAGCGCGTCATCGGCCTCGGCGCGACGCTGCACGAGGACCACCGCACGCCCGACGGCCGCGGCTGGGCGACGCTGCTCGACCCTGAAGGCAACGAGTTCTGCGTGGAGCGCGGGGCGGCCGAGCGCCACCCGTGA
- a CDS encoding DUF4180 domain-containing protein, giving the protein MPDLTQERAGVPVLVCAPDGPPVATEQDVLDLIGATYFGAEVVAVPVSRLDERFFTLSTRFAGEVMQKFGNYRLRLAVVGDISRHLAASSALRALVHESNRGEQVWFVPDLDALDARLRGAA; this is encoded by the coding sequence ATGCCTGACCTGACGCAGGAGCGGGCCGGGGTGCCGGTGCTGGTGTGCGCCCCGGACGGACCGCCGGTGGCCACCGAGCAGGACGTGCTCGACCTGATCGGCGCGACCTACTTCGGCGCCGAGGTCGTGGCCGTACCCGTGAGCAGGCTCGACGAGCGCTTCTTCACGCTGAGCACCCGCTTCGCGGGCGAGGTCATGCAGAAGTTCGGCAACTACCGGCTGCGCCTGGCCGTCGTCGGCGACATTTCGCGCCACCTGGCGGCGAGCTCGGCGCTGCGCGCGCTGGTGCACGAGTCGAACCGTGGCGAGCAGGTGTGGTTCGTCCCCGACCTCGACGCCCTCGACGCGCGGCTGCGCGGCGCCGCCTGA
- a CDS encoding SAM-dependent methyltransferase, with translation MREQATRAVGEIDEELPSAARVYDYLLGGAHNFAADRELAERLLLVLPCARDLARLNRAFLRRAVVYLVGRGVRQFLDIGSGIPTVGNAHEIAHEAVPGSHVVYVDRDPVAVAHSQLLLEGDEHATIVQADMLHPETILGHASTRRLLDFSQPVGLLMTGVFHFVLPDADARSVLARYRDALAPGSFLALSHLTADTGAEQMAAAVEVMSHSSDPVQPRSHAEIRELFAGFDLVEPGLVGTAVWRPDRPEQAEQEPGGSRIYAGVGRKP, from the coding sequence TTGAGGGAACAGGCAACGCGGGCAGTGGGGGAGATCGACGAGGAGCTCCCCAGCGCCGCGCGCGTCTACGACTACCTGCTCGGCGGCGCGCACAACTTCGCCGCCGACCGAGAGCTCGCCGAACGCCTGCTGCTGGTGCTGCCCTGCGCCCGCGACCTCGCCCGGCTCAACCGGGCGTTCCTGCGCCGGGCGGTGGTGTACCTGGTGGGAAGGGGTGTGCGCCAGTTCCTCGACATCGGCTCGGGCATCCCCACGGTCGGCAACGCGCACGAGATCGCCCATGAGGCCGTGCCGGGGTCCCACGTGGTCTACGTGGACCGGGACCCGGTCGCGGTCGCCCACAGCCAGCTCCTGCTGGAGGGTGACGAGCACGCCACGATCGTGCAAGCCGACATGCTCCATCCGGAGACCATCCTCGGCCACGCCTCGACCCGGCGGCTGCTGGACTTCTCGCAACCGGTGGGGTTGCTGATGACCGGGGTCTTCCACTTCGTCCTGCCCGACGCGGACGCGCGCAGCGTGCTCGCCCGGTACCGGGACGCGTTGGCTCCCGGCAGCTTCCTGGCGTTGTCGCACCTGACCGCGGACACCGGTGCCGAGCAGATGGCCGCTGCAGTCGAGGTGATGTCGCACAGCTCGGACCCGGTGCAGCCGCGCAGCCACGCCGAGATCCGCGAGCTGTTCGCCGGCTTCGACCTCGTCGAGCCCGGACTGGTGGGCACCGCGGTGTGGCGGCCGGACCGGCCGGAGCAGGCCGAGCAGGAGCCCGGCGGCTCGCGGATCTACGCGGGGGTGGGGCGCAAGCCGTGA
- a CDS encoding oxidoreductase, translated as MTSSSTALGGTFDLADGLAVHRVGFGAMQLSGPGVFGPPADREAAVAVLRRAVELGVDHIDTSDFYGPWVVNELIAEALRPYGDDLVLATKVGAYRDHQGGWLPLGHPDALKAQVHDNLRRLGTDSIGLVNLRHLTEQPGISLADQLGALAELREQGLVRAVGLSNVSLEQFEQAREITEIASVQNLYNVVNRTSADLLDRTAEHGVAFVPFFPLGSGFHGSRAREDAALRAVAERIGATQAQVSLAWLLRRSPNVLLIPGTSSVAHLEENTACAGIELTDAETAELDAVVAEGDTLEEAH; from the coding sequence GTGACGAGTTCATCGACGGCACTGGGCGGCACGTTCGACCTGGCCGACGGCCTGGCGGTACACCGCGTCGGGTTCGGCGCCATGCAGCTCTCCGGTCCCGGTGTGTTCGGCCCTCCCGCCGACCGCGAGGCCGCCGTCGCGGTGCTGCGCCGCGCGGTGGAGCTGGGTGTCGACCACATCGACACCAGCGACTTCTACGGCCCGTGGGTCGTCAACGAGCTGATCGCCGAGGCGCTGCGCCCCTACGGTGACGACCTGGTGCTGGCCACCAAGGTCGGCGCCTACCGCGACCACCAGGGCGGGTGGCTCCCGCTCGGCCACCCCGACGCCCTGAAGGCGCAGGTGCACGACAACCTGCGGCGCCTCGGCACCGACTCGATCGGCCTGGTGAACCTGCGCCACCTCACCGAGCAGCCCGGCATCTCGCTGGCCGACCAGCTCGGCGCGCTCGCCGAGCTGCGCGAACAGGGCCTGGTGCGGGCCGTCGGACTGTCCAACGTGTCGCTGGAGCAGTTCGAGCAGGCCCGCGAGATCACCGAGATCGCCTCGGTGCAGAACCTCTACAACGTCGTCAACCGCACCTCGGCCGACCTGCTGGACCGCACCGCCGAACACGGTGTCGCCTTCGTCCCGTTCTTCCCGCTCGGTTCCGGTTTCCACGGCAGCCGGGCGCGCGAGGACGCCGCGCTGCGGGCGGTCGCCGAACGCATCGGCGCGACGCAGGCGCAGGTTTCGCTGGCGTGGCTGCTGCGGCGCTCACCGAACGTCCTGCTGATCCCCGGCACCTCGTCGGTGGCGCACCTGGAGGAGAACACCGCCTGCGCCGGCATCGAGCTCACCGACGCCGAAACGGCCGAACTGGACGCCGTCGTGGCAGAGGGCGACACGCTCGAAGAAGCGCACTGA
- a CDS encoding M50 family metallopeptidase → MDEIVRSWTSELLDSGNLLALAVGVVALALVASRGTWGLLRNVVTIAHEGGHAVVALLSGRTLNGIRLHSDTSGLTVSTGKPTGPGMVFTLFAGYPAVSLLGLGGAWLVSSDGARLMLWISVGLLVVMLLAIRNAYGVLSVVLTGGVVFAVSWFATPAWQALCCVLFSWFLLFGAIRPVAELRRKRAGGRAPNSDADQLARLTGVPPAMWLGLWTLIGLGALLVGGRWLLLIPQV, encoded by the coding sequence GTGGACGAGATCGTACGGAGCTGGACCTCGGAGCTGCTGGACTCCGGCAACCTGCTCGCCCTGGCCGTCGGCGTGGTCGCGCTGGCGCTGGTGGCCTCGCGCGGGACCTGGGGGCTGCTGCGCAACGTCGTCACCATCGCCCACGAGGGCGGCCACGCCGTGGTCGCGCTGCTCAGCGGCCGCACGCTCAACGGCATCCGGCTGCACTCCGACACCTCCGGGCTCACCGTCTCCACCGGGAAGCCGACCGGCCCCGGCATGGTGTTCACGCTCTTCGCGGGCTATCCGGCGGTTTCGCTGCTGGGGCTGGGCGGCGCGTGGCTGGTGTCCTCCGACGGCGCCCGGCTCATGCTGTGGATCAGCGTCGGCCTGCTGGTCGTGATGCTCCTGGCGATCCGCAACGCCTACGGCGTGCTCTCGGTGGTGCTGACCGGTGGCGTGGTGTTCGCGGTGTCGTGGTTCGCCACCCCGGCCTGGCAGGCCCTGTGCTGCGTGCTGTTCAGCTGGTTCCTGCTCTTCGGAGCCATCCGGCCGGTCGCCGAGCTGCGCCGCAAGCGGGCGGGCGGTCGCGCGCCCAATTCCGACGCCGACCAGCTCGCCCGGCTCACCGGCGTGCCTCCCGCGATGTGGCTGGGGCTGTGGACGCTGATCGGGCTCGGCGCCCTGCTCGTCGGCGGCCGCTGGCTGCTGCTGATCCCGCAGGTGTGA
- a CDS encoding putative bifunctional diguanylate cyclase/phosphodiesterase, whose product MSVREPGDPAEDRVPGVLTPQRHSSGWRTAVARKWASRLSSASYIPMSRDAIELCMLELVELIIDALEDPERTDHSGRAVGTRLVEIHATGEDSLTLSLDLIRDVMVADAADESVHRMLGLLTAIAAGYAAADRESTFVQQETLKRALLRSKLQADRDLAASEARFGEVFTTTPIGVAICDLTGKFVQVNPALGETLGYRSQDFGSMTVHDLFHPEDAKYLTAAYAELAEGGRTQRLRERRRLLRADGETAWAYLAVSVLKGADGAPAHFVTMVEDISELHLLQERFQYQALHDAMTGLPNRQFFRTRLEAALGNLPKDAKLTLYHLGLDGFELINDGLGHEVGDGIIKAVARRLEQLIQREEAILARFGGTEFAVLVLESPRTPPVHEFAPMINEELAEPIYVGEHGIATSASIGVVQRCAGDGDAANMLWAADVALRRAEAAGKRQWALFDPDRAPDERTQAKLAAVMPGGLELGEFDVVYRPVVQLGDSKLIAIEAELSWETGEFGRLDHADCLRLAERSGVTLSLRDWILGSAWEQLARWHRAGHRPPLVVGLSPNQAADPDLVGTIRRVLDDGSLEASWLRVSMPMRVMLGDNDEARDNVRFLDRLGVRTALHGFHASPGELRYLRDLPVDIIQFADDVVRLVRDSAEDSPEVEAVKRFVPLVRSCGRLLAVGDVDSVEQARRWHEMGCEVGAGALYGGPVPSIEVPNLLAQLASEN is encoded by the coding sequence ATGAGCGTGCGAGAGCCGGGTGATCCGGCGGAGGACCGGGTTCCGGGAGTGCTGACGCCGCAACGGCACAGCAGCGGGTGGCGCACCGCGGTGGCCAGGAAGTGGGCGAGCCGGCTCAGCTCGGCCTCCTACATCCCGATGTCGCGCGATGCCATCGAGCTGTGCATGCTGGAGCTGGTCGAGCTCATCATCGACGCCCTCGAGGACCCGGAGCGCACCGACCACTCCGGCCGGGCGGTCGGCACCCGGCTCGTGGAGATCCACGCGACCGGCGAGGACAGCCTGACGCTGAGCCTGGACCTGATCCGCGACGTGATGGTCGCCGACGCCGCCGACGAGAGCGTGCACCGGATGCTGGGGCTGCTCACCGCGATCGCCGCGGGCTACGCCGCCGCCGACCGGGAGAGCACCTTCGTCCAGCAGGAGACGCTCAAACGCGCCTTGCTGCGCTCGAAGCTGCAGGCCGACCGCGATCTGGCGGCCAGCGAGGCGAGGTTCGGCGAGGTCTTCACCACGACCCCCATCGGCGTCGCGATCTGCGACCTCACCGGCAAGTTCGTGCAGGTGAACCCGGCGCTCGGGGAGACGCTGGGCTACCGGTCGCAGGACTTCGGGTCGATGACGGTGCACGACCTGTTCCACCCCGAGGACGCCAAGTACCTGACCGCCGCCTACGCCGAGCTGGCCGAGGGCGGACGAACGCAGCGGCTGCGGGAGCGGCGCAGGCTGCTGCGTGCCGACGGCGAGACGGCCTGGGCCTACCTCGCGGTGTCGGTCCTCAAGGGAGCCGACGGGGCTCCCGCGCACTTCGTCACGATGGTCGAGGACATCAGCGAGCTGCACCTGCTGCAGGAGCGGTTCCAGTACCAGGCGCTGCACGACGCGATGACCGGGCTGCCCAACCGGCAGTTCTTCCGCACCCGGCTGGAGGCGGCGCTGGGCAACCTGCCCAAGGACGCCAAGCTGACGCTCTACCACCTGGGCCTGGACGGCTTCGAGCTGATCAACGACGGGCTCGGCCACGAGGTCGGCGACGGCATCATCAAGGCCGTCGCGCGCAGGCTGGAGCAGCTCATCCAGCGCGAGGAGGCGATCCTGGCCCGCTTCGGCGGCACCGAGTTCGCCGTGCTGGTGCTGGAGTCGCCGCGCACCCCGCCGGTGCACGAGTTCGCGCCGATGATCAACGAGGAGCTGGCCGAACCCATCTACGTCGGCGAGCACGGCATCGCCACCTCGGCCAGCATCGGCGTCGTGCAGCGCTGCGCGGGAGACGGCGACGCGGCCAACATGCTGTGGGCGGCCGACGTGGCGCTGCGGCGCGCGGAGGCCGCGGGCAAGCGGCAGTGGGCGCTGTTCGACCCCGACCGCGCGCCCGACGAGCGGACCCAGGCCAAGCTGGCGGCGGTGATGCCCGGCGGTCTGGAGCTCGGCGAGTTCGACGTGGTCTACCGGCCGGTGGTGCAGCTCGGCGACAGCAAGCTGATCGCCATCGAAGCGGAACTGAGCTGGGAGACAGGGGAGTTCGGCAGGCTCGACCACGCCGACTGCCTGCGGCTGGCCGAGCGCTCGGGTGTGACGCTGTCCCTGCGGGACTGGATCCTCGGCAGCGCCTGGGAGCAGCTCGCCCGCTGGCACCGGGCGGGACACCGGCCGCCGCTGGTGGTCGGGCTCAGCCCGAACCAGGCGGCGGACCCCGACCTGGTCGGCACCATCCGCCGGGTGCTCGACGACGGTTCGCTCGAGGCGAGCTGGCTGCGGGTGTCGATGCCGATGCGCGTGATGCTCGGCGACAACGACGAGGCCAGGGACAACGTCAGGTTCCTGGACCGGCTCGGCGTGCGCACCGCCCTGCACGGCTTCCACGCCTCACCGGGCGAGCTGCGCTACCTGCGCGACCTGCCGGTGGACATCATCCAGTTCGCCGACGACGTGGTCCGGCTGGTCCGCGACTCCGCCGAGGACTCGCCGGAGGTGGAGGCGGTGAAGCGGTTCGTGCCGTTGGTGCGGTCGTGCGGGCGGCTGCTGGCGGTCGGCGACGTCGACAGCGTCGAGCAGGCGCGGCGCTGGCACGAGATGGGCTGCGAGGTCGGCGCCGGCGCGCTCTACGGCGGTCCGGTGCCCAGCATCGAGGTACCCAACCTGCTCGCGCAGCTGGCCTCGGAGAACTAG
- a CDS encoding helix-turn-helix domain-containing protein, whose product MTEEMYSVEQVAEQLGLHVRTVRGYIRSGRLKAVRIGKQYRIARSDLAELTGRTPPASSGPGGSAEVSSIVQVDGVDRAAADRLGTLVLAGANTSRGSAHPLRIQTVHDEERNRMKIVILGSPGDTAEVLQLLEAVLDGDNGLFSREAGDA is encoded by the coding sequence ATGACGGAAGAAATGTACTCGGTCGAGCAGGTTGCCGAACAGCTCGGCCTGCATGTGCGCACGGTCCGCGGCTACATCCGCTCCGGGCGCCTCAAGGCGGTGCGGATCGGCAAGCAGTACCGGATCGCGCGCTCCGACCTCGCGGAGCTGACCGGGCGGACGCCGCCGGCGAGCTCGGGGCCCGGCGGTTCCGCGGAGGTGTCGAGCATCGTGCAGGTGGACGGCGTCGACCGGGCGGCGGCCGACCGGCTGGGCACTCTCGTGCTGGCCGGGGCCAACACCTCCCGCGGCTCCGCGCACCCGCTGCGCATCCAGACCGTGCACGACGAGGAGCGCAACCGGATGAAGATCGTGATCCTGGGCAGTCCCGGCGACACCGCCGAGGTGCTGCAACTGCTCGAAGCCGTCCTGGACGGCGACAACGGCCTGTTCTCCCGGGAGGCGGGCGATGCCTGA
- a CDS encoding adenylyl-sulfate kinase — MLAVVWLLGTSGVGKSTVGYRLRAELAEYGVVAAFVDADQLRLAAGVRASETQLVAAGLRALVPGYRESGARMLIVAGLADDPAHLARLLPDVPRERVLACPLHADADAVRARIRQRAWLTEQAEQAVGYAATIDPAVADLRVDTSALTPDEVSRRLAAAALAHVERAGTAADHEPFGPAATDPAAGVVLVTGPGGVGSSTAGFQTFLRLADAGSSVAYLDAHQLGFVGADPRGRHLARLRARNARAMIGALAAHGARTVVVTADIATAREFANSVGDELDTATFVLRAAPRTLDARIRRRARGDGPPIAGDHRRGLAGRALDESIAASIDEAARIDEDLPGAHPLSTDDTDPAGVAAWIAERAGRAST; from the coding sequence GTGCTTGCCGTCGTGTGGCTGTTGGGGACGTCGGGCGTGGGGAAGTCGACCGTCGGCTACCGGTTGCGGGCCGAACTGGCCGAGTACGGCGTGGTCGCCGCGTTCGTCGACGCCGACCAGCTCCGCCTCGCGGCCGGCGTGCGGGCGTCGGAGACGCAGCTGGTCGCCGCCGGACTGCGCGCGCTCGTGCCCGGCTACCGGGAATCCGGCGCCCGGATGCTGATCGTCGCCGGCCTGGCCGACGATCCGGCTCACCTCGCCCGGCTGTTGCCCGACGTGCCGCGCGAGCGCGTTCTCGCCTGCCCCCTCCACGCCGATGCCGACGCGGTCCGTGCTCGCATCCGGCAGCGGGCCTGGTTGACCGAGCAGGCCGAACAGGCCGTCGGCTACGCCGCGACGATCGACCCGGCCGTCGCCGACCTGCGCGTCGACACCAGCGCGCTGACTCCCGATGAGGTGTCGCGACGCCTGGCGGCGGCCGCGCTCGCGCACGTCGAACGAGCGGGCACCGCGGCGGACCACGAACCTTTCGGCCCTGCCGCGACCGATCCGGCCGCCGGCGTCGTACTCGTGACCGGGCCGGGCGGAGTGGGCTCGTCGACGGCCGGGTTCCAGACCTTCCTCCGGTTGGCCGACGCGGGTAGCAGCGTCGCCTACCTGGACGCGCACCAGCTGGGTTTCGTCGGCGCCGACCCGCGCGGGCGTCACCTCGCGCGGCTGCGGGCGCGGAACGCGCGAGCCATGATCGGCGCACTTGCCGCGCATGGTGCCCGAACCGTCGTCGTCACCGCCGACATCGCCACGGCGCGCGAATTCGCGAATTCGGTGGGGGACGAGCTCGACACAGCCACCTTCGTCCTGCGGGCCGCGCCGCGCACGTTGGACGCGCGGATCAGGCGGCGTGCCCGGGGAGACGGGCCGCCGATCGCCGGTGACCACCGGCGGGGGCTCGCCGGACGTGCTCTGGACGAGTCGATCGCCGCGAGCATCGACGAGGCCGCTCGCATCGACGAAGACCTCCCGGGCGCGCACCCGCTCTCGACCGATGACACCGACCCGGCCGGCGTCGCGGCGTGGATCGCGGAGAGGGCCGGCCGCGCTTCCACGTGA